A stretch of DNA from Bos taurus isolate L1 Dominette 01449 registration number 42190680 breed Hereford chromosome 25, ARS-UCD2.0, whole genome shotgun sequence:
GGTGAGGGACTGGGGGACGGGCAGAGGGGCGGCCTGGCATGCTCATTGGACTCGGGCTGAGCTGTGGGCCGCCCACAGGTGGACAGTCACATCATGAAGGTGGTGCAGCAGATAGTGCACCAGGCCAGCGCTGGGCACCAGATCATCGTGCAGAACGTGACCATGGACCAGGAGGCGCGGCTGGGCCCAGAGGCGGCTGCAGCCGACACCATCACCATCGCCACCCCCGAGAGCCTGACGGAGCAGGTGGCCATGACGCTGGCCTCGGCCATCAGCGAGGGCACTGTGCTTACGGCCCGCTCGGGCACCGGTGGCGCTGAGCAGGCCACTGTGACCATGGTTTCGTCGGAGGACATTGAGATCCTGGAGCATGCTGGCGAGCTAGTTATCGCCTCCCCGGAGGGCCAGCTTGAGGTGCAGACGGTCATCGTCTAAGCACGGGCACCTGCAGGGGCTGGCGGGCCGGTCTGGGGCAGGAGCTGAGGACCTTGGGTTCCCTGCCTGTACTTGCCTGGCTGAGTACAGGCAAGAGGGGCTTAGAACTCAGACTTTGAGAGGCGATGCAGGAGTGTAAATAGAGTTTTTGGTTGCTTtacaataaaatgtgaaaatccACCGCTTGTGATGTTGTGGCATTAGCAGCCTCAGGGGCTGGTGTCTGGCAGTTCCCCCCTGGGGAAGTCCCCGCCTGCCCAGGCCACCCTTGAGGCTCTGGTGACTGGCCAGTCCTCCCAGGGCTCCCATGGGGCTGGCAGCACCTTGGCGATGTGTAGGTGTCATTGGCATGTGGACAGGCAGCCTCTGCCTCTACCCTGCTCAGCTGGAGCTGTGACCCCGCTTCCTGTGGCCCGTCGaagtgggtgggtggggatgCTGCTTGCCAGCTTCCGACCCTGGTGCTGGGGAATGAGGCCGGGAGAGCCAGGAGTCTCGGCTTTGTCCCTGAAGTGATGATGTGGAGAAGCAGCAGAAGATGCTGGGCTGTAAACAGGGCTGGTCTTTCCTGATTGGGTGCCCTTAGATTCCCTGCGGGGATGCAGCTTGAGGGAGATTCTGAGTGACCTAGTTTCTCGGGGGTGGGGACAAGAACAAGCCCTGGACTGTGGGCATGGCTGGCCCTCTTTTCCAGTCCTGATGCAGCTCTTGGGCTGGCAGAGCCATCTAAACCCCTGTTCTGATAGGTGTGGGGGCCCCAGATCAGTCTCAGGGTGGGCGTCCTGCCTCCCTGTCCCACCTCCCCCTGTGTGTGGGGGGCGGTCCTCTGTAGGATGAGAGGTGAGAACCGGGAGTACAGCCACCAACTTCATGGAGGGGGCGGGATGCAGTGCAGTCTGGCCCCTCCCTGGGCCAGGGCTACAAATACCCCTGGAGCCAGGGCACCAGCGCTGCTGTTGTACCAGCCCTTGCAGTCTGTCTCATGCCACAGACACACCCCCAGCCTGGACCTCAGACCTCTACTGGGACACAGATCCTGAGCCTATCCACACCCCTCAGGTGAGTGCAATGTGGGAGTGCTGAGCGGGGGCTGGATGGGAATGGACTCTCAAtatttgggcctcagtttccccatggaagaggagagtgGAGAAGGCTGTGAGCCCAGCAGCACCCTGGGGAGACCTGGGAAGCAGCAGGGGGCGGACGGTGGGCAGCAGAACCTGCCTGGCCCGGCTCCCTAGGGCCAAGATGAAGAGTGGGCTGGTGTGTCCCACTCCAGGTCCGCGCTCACACCCGGCCGTGTCTGTCCCTCTAAGACCGCCCATGGGCGGGCCCCTGACCTTACTGGCCATGCTGTGGGCGCTGGGGGCTTCCAGAGCCCAGGCGCTGCGCATTGGAGCTTTCAACATCCAGAGCTTCGGAGACAGCAAAGTGTCGGACCCAGGCTGCGGCGGCGTCATTGCGCAAGTGAGGCTGGGGGCCCGGGGCGGGGTCGCTGCTGGGCTCCTCGGGCTGATCTGCGGCTCGCCTGACCCTGCACCTGCTGGCTCCTCCCCCAGATCCTGGCTGGTTATGATGTCATGCTCGTGCAGGAGGTGCGAGATCCCGACCTGAGCGCCGTGTCCGTGCTCATGGAGCAGATCAACAGGTGCGGCGGGCAGGGCCCAGCGTGGGAAGTCCCGGCCCGGACCCCAGGTCTCGGAGCGATGCCTTGACCCCAGGCCCGGCCCGTATCTCCGCAGCGTGTCCAGGCACGAGTACAACTTCGTGAGCAGTGAGCCCCTGGGTCGGGACCAGTATAAGGAAATGTACCTGTTCGTCTACAGGTGAGGGGAGGGGCCATGGGGCGCACGGAGCAGGGATCCTGCTCACGTCGCCCACCCGTCCTTtaccccctgcccccaggaagGACACGGTGTCGGTCGTGGACACGTATCAGTACCCGGACGCTGAGGACGCCTTCAGCCGGGAGCCGTTTGTGGTCAAGGTCTCAGCACCCGGCTCCGGtgaggccccgcccccgccgccggccccgccccgccccgccgccggcTCCTGACACCCAGTCTCTCCTGCAGCCGCCACGGAGTTGGTGTTGATTCCACTGCACGCGGCGCCGCACCACGCTGTGGCCGAGATCGATGCGCTCTACGACGTGTACCTGGACGTGATCGACAAGTGGGGCACCGACGTAAGCGCCCCGCGTCCGcaaggccccgccccgcccccacgaCCCCACCCGGGAGGGAGTCGTGCTCCTGGGTTGGCCACAGAGCCTCAGACCTGCCCGCCGTGCCCCGCAGGACATCCTGTTTCTGGGCGACTTCAACGCCGACTGCAAATACGTGCGGGAGCAGGACTGGCCGGCCATCCGCCTGCGCAGCAGCGAGGTCTTCAAGTGGCTCATTCCGGACAGCGCCGACACAACGGTGGGCAACTCGGACTGCGCCTACGACCGCATCGTGGTCTGTGGCTCCCGCCTGCGCAAGAGCCTGAAGCATCAGTCAGCCACCGTGCACGACTTCCAGGAGGAATTCGGCCTGGACCAGACTCAGGCAAGTGCTGGACCGGGATCCCAACCTCAGGGCACCAGGCACTTGCCTTGCACTAGCGTTTCTAGAAAAGGCCCTTAGAGGTTCAGGTCTGGCCGAATGGAACAAACCTGCGGTGGCAGTGTAGGAAGCTCTTTCGTCCCTGGAGTGGGGTCCTGAGACTGTGCTCCCAGCCCACCCACAGGCCACAGCTGGCGTAGACGCCAACACCTCCCCCCAGATGCAGCAGTTTGTTTGGACACCCAGTGGGCCCCTTCCTGGGTGGGGGGCAGTTTTCCAGGGTGGTGCTTGTGGGACTGGCTGCTCAGCAGGGTCTCAGGCTTGGCCCCTTCTCCCTCCAGGCCCTGGCCATCAGTGACCATTTTCCTGTGGAGGTGACCCTCAAGTCCCACTgacagccctggggcctggctggGGCAGACTGCCTGCAGACTCTGGCCACAAGGAGCAAGCCCCACAGACTCCTCCAGCATGGCCAGCCAACCCCCAGCGAGGCTGCAGGGCAGGGGCAGCTGGGCCTGGACAAGTGATGGGACCACTCGGagcccatttccccatctatgaaATGGGCTGCCACCACCTACCTCATAAGGTTATGAGAAACATCTTCCAGCATGCTGGGCACGCAGCTGAGCTCGATAAACAGCACACACTCAGCCAGGGCTCCACACACGTGTGGGCTCTGACTCCTCCAGGTCCCTTCTTAGGGCTCAGCCCTTCTGGGACACAGACCTTGGTCCTGCCACCCAGTGGatccctcctcccagcccaccTAGGGGACAAGGACAGCCTGGCCTGCCCACACATTTTTCTGCTGGGAACCGACCACTTCCAGACCTGGCTGGCTCCGGAAGACAGTGCCTGTGCCCACTGCCGGAAACTTCTTGCTCTTTGTGTAAACTAAGTGCTTCCAAGCACCTGAACTGAGTGCACATGGGTAAGTGCTCTCACACACACGTCGTGTGGATGTGCAAGGTCAACCTCCCAATCCTCAGTGATCCTCCTCCAGCCTCGGTTCCCAGGTCTGCAGGCCTCTAGCAGCACTTGTGGGTACGAGGGTCCTGTCCCACCCAGCACTGCAGCTGGCGGGGGGAGCTCAGGAAGgctgtccccctgcccccaggcgGTTGGCGGCCCTGGGACTTGGGGAGACCCCCCTCACTGGTGAGCAGGCAGGCTGGGTTAGGGTCCCGCCCATAGAACCCCAACAACTCACTGTGGTACAGCCCCTTCAAAAGTGCCTTCCTGGTAGCTTCCTCCTCAGGAGCCTTGCACGGGGCAGAGGCTTGCCAGGGAAGCCTGCACTTGGGGTAAGCCCATCCCAAGGGTGGGGGACAAGCAGAACTGGGGTACACAGTGTAATTGACAGGGACCCGATGAGGTTGCTGGTTTTTGAAGCATCTCACCTTTGGCAAGATTTAATTGGCCTGAATTATACTGGAGAGTAAAACCTTTGTTTCCAAAGTTTGGACCACCTTTTCTTGCTAGATCTTTCTGAAATAACATTTAGGACACTTGCAATGTAAAGTGcctcccttctttctctccaAGTTACCCAGTTTCTCGGAAATTTGTGCAGGTTTTCCATCCAAACACGGTGGCCCAAGGTcttttcccattcccttctcttgtGGGGCTCATCAGAACCCACCAACTCCCTGGCCTTATGCCTCTAGCAATCAGGCGTCCCACCAGCCAGGAACGAGAAACTCGAGGGCTTTATTCTGCTCTGGGAAAAGACAGCACGCATGCTCAATGGTGACGTTGCCAAGGTCCAGGAGGGGCCCACCTACCAGTTTCTTATCCCAAGTCCAGACACTGCTTGCCAGCTGTGCCCCTGCCCACCCACCAGGCACAAAGGGCACTTGGGAGTGGCAGCAGGTCTTGGGACTATGGCTGTGAGGATCAGGGCCTTCTAGGGAGATGGGCAAAACAAAGAGCTCGAAGTAATTTTAAATGGGCAAAGACCGGACTTGAGTCCTCTAGAGCCACGGTGCCCACAAGGATGGGTTTGGCCAAAACCCTGGCGGGCAGCACTGCCCTCAGCCTTTCCTCTGTCGGAGCTTCTCCAAGTACGCCTGCAGCGACTTCTGGATGGAGTCTCTGCAGACGAAGCTGACAAAGTTCTGGGTGTCGGCGTCGCGCTGCCTCAGCAGGCGGTCGGCGGTGGCCTTTCGCATCATGTTCTTGGTCAGCTGGCGCGCGTGATCTGAAGAAGATGGGGCCCACCTGTGAGGACCCGGGCTCTGCGCCGGGGAGCGGTATTGCTGAGCTGCCCCAGACGGTTCCAGCCGAAACTCCGGCGGAAAACTCAAGTGAgcaaagggaagaaaaggaaaaccaccCGTCCCCTGCTGTCTGCCGACTGCTTTTAAAAACGCACAGGATGATACTGTGAAAACTGCCTTGTCAGCCCGTTATTTTCCCTCAGCTATATCATCAGGAATATCGTCTATGTCGCTAACTATTCTTTACCACGTCTTTAATGGCTGGCTGTGCAGTATTTGGGCATCAGCAAACCTGGTCCCCCACAGCTTAAGAGCTAAGAATGGTGGTTGCATTTTTACATACGGtgggaaaaacattttaaaggctAGTATTTTGTGACATGTAAAACTCACCTGAAATTCAGAATTCAGTGGCTTGTTGCTCCAGTAACACTAGATATACTTCCTAGTTCACACACCCGCAGCCCTCACTCCGGTGCTGTGGTTATGGCAGTGACCGTGTGACCAGCAAAGCCGGACATCTCCCTGGCCCTTTACAGACAGTCTGCTGACCCCTGGTTTCTACTGTCGTTGACATAAGCACTCCTATTGCCAGATGTAGAACCTAAGAGCTGTTTCCAGTTGTCTGTGTAGTAGGTTGAATAGTGGACCCCGGAAAGGTATGTTTAAGTAGCCTGATTAGGAAAAAGATTTTTGCAGAGGTAACTAAGATGAGATCATCTTGGATTTAGGATGGGCCCTAAAtccagggagggcttccctggtggctcagttggtaaagaatctgcccacaatgcaggacactgcctgccatgtaggagatccaggtttgatccctaggagacctaggaagatcccctagagaaggaaatggcaacccactccagtattcttgactgggaaatcccgtggacagaggagctgggtgggctatggtctgtggagttgcagagagttgggcacgacttagtgactaaaccccaATAACCATTGCCTAAATCCAGGGACGGGTGTCCTTAGAAGGAACGGGAGGTCTGAGATATAGAAACATGTAGAGAAGGTGTGTGAAGACACAGACAGGGGCTGGAGTGATGCAGCCTCAGCCCAGGAGTCTCTGGAGC
This window harbors:
- the DNASE1L2 gene encoding deoxyribonuclease-1-like 2 precursor, coding for MGGPLTLLAMLWALGASRAQALRIGAFNIQSFGDSKVSDPGCGGVIAQILAGYDVMLVQEVRDPDLSAVSVLMEQINSVSRHEYNFVSSEPLGRDQYKEMYLFVYRKDTVSVVDTYQYPDAEDAFSREPFVVKVSAPGSAATELVLIPLHAAPHHAVAEIDALYDVYLDVIDKWGTDDILFLGDFNADCKYVREQDWPAIRLRSSEVFKWLIPDSADTTVGNSDCAYDRIVVCGSRLRKSLKHQSATVHDFQEEFGLDQTQALAISDHFPVEVTLKSH
- the DNASE1L2 gene encoding deoxyribonuclease-1-like 2 isoform X1 — translated: MKSGLVCPTPGPRSHPAVSVPLRPPMGGPLTLLAMLWALGASRAQALRIGAFNIQSFGDSKVSDPGCGGVIAQILAGYDVMLVQEVRDPDLSAVSVLMEQINSVSRHEYNFVSSEPLGRDQYKEMYLFVYRKDTVSVVDTYQYPDAEDAFSREPFVVKVSAPGSAATELVLIPLHAAPHHAVAEIDALYDVYLDVIDKWGTDDILFLGDFNADCKYVREQDWPAIRLRSSEVFKWLIPDSADTTVGNSDCAYDRIVVCGSRLRKSLKHQSATVHDFQEEFGLDQTQALAISDHFPVEVTLKSH